In a genomic window of Gossypium arboreum isolate Shixiya-1 chromosome 7, ASM2569848v2, whole genome shotgun sequence:
- the LOC108485844 gene encoding NAC domain-containing protein 43-like gives MPENMSISVNGQTHVPPGFRFHPTEEELLQYYLRKKVSYEKIDLDVIQDVDHNKLEPWDIQESCKIGTTPQNDWYFFSHKDKKYPTGTRTNRATAAGFWKATGRDKVICSNCRRIGMRKTLVFYKGRAPHGQKSDWIMHEYRLEDNIAETNMVSNAMGKGPQEEGWVICRVFKKKNHHKTLDSHISSSLTEKARDRMFRAFNDGALEQILEYMERNCKDDSEANNGTSRRFLSPMETSTSNVYPADSFMELPSLESPNSASSQSCYQPMLTDNECSITNQVSGDPNSVGNSNSRLTNWAVLDRLVASQLNGQTETCRQLACFDDHTTAYCSPSITDHLDLQLPALRSGL, from the exons atgccGGAAAACATGAGCATATCTGTAAATGGACAAACTCACGTCCCTCCCGGATTCCGATTCCATCCAACCGAAGAGGAGCTATTGCAATACTACCTCAGGAAAAAGGTTTCCTATGAGAAGATCGATTTGGATGTAATTCAGGATGTTGATCATAACAAGCTTGAGCCCTGGGATATTCAAG AGAGCTGCAAAATTGGAACCACTCCCCAGAATGATTGGTACTTTTTTAGCCATAAAGACAAGAAGTACCCTACTGGGACTCGGACCAACCGTGCCACGGCTGCTGGGTTTTGGAAAGCGACCGGCCGTGACAAAGTTATATGTAGCAACTGCCGCCGGATTGGGATGAGGAAGACTTTGGTGTTTTACAAAGGACGAGCTCCTCATGGCCAAAAATCTGATTGGATCATGCATGAATACAGACTAGAAGATAACATCGCTGAAACCAATATG GTCTCTAATGCTATGGGGAAGGGGCCACAAGAAGAGGGATGGGTGATTTGTCGTGTCTTCAAGAAGAAAAATCACCACAAAACCCTAGACAGCCATATTAGCTCATCTCTCACTGAAAAAGCCAGGGACCGTATGTTCCGTGCGTTCAATGATGGAGCCTTGGAGCAGATACTAGAATACATGGAAAGGAATTGCAAGGACGATAGTGAAGCTAACAACGGTACGAGTAGGAGATTCCTCAGCCCCATGGAGACATCCACCAGCAACGTCTACCCGGCCGACTCATTCATGGAACTCCCAAGCTTAGAGAGCCCAAACTCCGCCAGCAGCCAGAGCTGTTACCAACCCATGTTGACGGACAATGAATGTTCAATCACCAACCAGGTCAGTGGTGATCCCAACTCAGTTGGTAACAGTAACTCTAGGCTCACCAACTGGGCAGTACTTGATCGGCTTGTAGCTTCTCAGCTCAATGGTCAAACAGAGACATGTAGGCAATTAGCTTGCTTCGATGACCACACCACAGCCTACTGCAGCCCCAGTATTACTGATCATCTTGATCTCCAATTACCAGCTCTTCGATCAGGATTATAA